A genomic stretch from Sulfobacillus thermosulfidooxidans includes:
- a CDS encoding SDR family oxidoreductase: MRVGVTGITGGIGQAVNELFGKRGADIIGFARQPGPLQYLLDVTMHESEISRRIGEAAPTGYDVWINLAGADILSGDNRKKSYLERLQRLWDVDVLGTIKCSRAVIPYFQNTGTIINVAWDEALSGAPGDSASLYGTAKAAILGFSASFAKSVMPKIRVYVLSPGWVATRWAKSLTEEQKSRVIQQSASKKWIAPEDVAEALWEMIHNSPPSGTIMMVN, from the coding sequence TTGCGCGTTGGAGTCACAGGAATCACCGGTGGTATCGGGCAAGCGGTTAACGAACTCTTTGGGAAACGAGGCGCAGACATTATTGGGTTTGCTCGTCAGCCCGGACCTCTGCAATACCTTCTCGATGTGACGATGCACGAATCCGAGATCTCTCGGCGTATTGGCGAGGCCGCACCGACAGGTTATGATGTATGGATCAATCTTGCCGGGGCTGACATATTAAGCGGAGATAATAGAAAGAAATCATATTTAGAACGATTGCAACGACTATGGGATGTAGACGTTTTAGGAACTATAAAATGTAGCCGCGCGGTAATTCCTTACTTTCAAAATACGGGAACGATTATCAATGTGGCGTGGGACGAAGCTTTAAGTGGAGCCCCAGGGGATTCGGCATCGCTATATGGCACCGCTAAAGCAGCTATTTTGGGTTTTAGTGCCAGTTTTGCTAAGTCCGTGATGCCAAAAATCCGGGTTTATGTGCTGTCGCCAGGGTGGGTAGCGACCCGGTGGGCCAAATCTTTAACGGAGGAGCAAAAATCTCGGGTAATTCAACAGAGCGCGAGTAAAAAATGGATTGCGCCGGAAGATGTGGCGGAAGCGCTATGGGAAATGATTCATAATTCGCCACCATCCGGAACAATTATGATGGTAAACTAA
- the treS gene encoding maltose alpha-D-glucosyltransferase, producing MHNGQNQVERPDWYKDAIIYELHVRTFYDSNQDGIGDFVGLTQKLDYLADLGVTALWLLPFYPSPLKDDGYDIADYMNINPDYGTLRDFRRFLRRAHELGLKVITELVINHTSDQHPWFQRARHSPPHSRYRDYYVWSDTPDKYADARIIFQDFERSNWTYDDVAQAYYWHRFYSHQPDLNFDNPAVKREVFKILDFWLDMGVDGLRLDAIPYLFEREGTNCENLPETHQFLRELRAHIDKHYPNRLLLAEANQWPEDAALYFGNGDECHMAFHFPLMPRMFMALYMEDRYPIIDILEHTPPVPPCSQWAIFLRNHDELTLEMVTDEERDYMYRVYAKEPQFRINVGIRRRLAPLLGNNRRRMELMNALLMTLPGTPVLYYGNEIGMGDNVYLGDRDGVRTPFQWSPDRNAGFSRANPQRLCLPVIVDPEYHYESVNVEAQQNNPSSFLWWMRRIIALRKSSRAFGRGTLRFLNADNPKVLVFLREFEGDRILVVANLSRFVQAVTIETQDLIGQTVIELFSQSNFPPITQPSTVYTLGPHDFYLFRLQDAEVLDEVNAQLPPTIEVDGPNPFPDILEDMLKPLAAYLPHQRWFAGKDSRIMQIVNERWIPVWEQGGFWIVRVRYQGGAEERYLLPLIWQWGTDDNALVTFMMQEQEGNIREASDNPVFWSHLAQQWIFPERVTGRHIERRTSQGWKGRNRLKSEELEPTPLHVEQSNTSVAYGEQWILKIFRRLEDGVNPDWEVGQFMTEHRGAGIAPQTWMGFEYRHQGVTSQLAILQEYIANQGDGWTYTLDHLGRYFEAIAAQDLVVQPSSCRNWWSDTEIHPDENLLSVMGEFSGQAALIGRKTAEMHMLLASDPDNPDFRPEPFSALDQRAMYQSMRQNADRTLTELERALGLFREDVAIMAQEILNKREHIEEIFRQAARKTVQGSKIRCHGDYHLGQLLYTGRDFVIVDFEGEPLVPLSRRRIKRSPLKDVAGMIRSFHYAAFTEVEHERQFGMPQDKLKRWAMAWFQIATSRFLEAYQDHMDARLLPERDSEWLSAFLMEKALYELHYELHNRPKWVHIPMEGILNLLDLDS from the coding sequence ATGCATAACGGTCAGAACCAGGTCGAACGTCCGGATTGGTACAAGGACGCAATTATTTATGAATTGCATGTTCGGACATTTTATGATAGCAATCAGGATGGAATTGGCGATTTTGTGGGGTTGACTCAAAAATTAGATTATTTGGCGGATCTAGGGGTTACGGCGCTTTGGTTATTGCCGTTCTATCCATCCCCGTTAAAAGATGATGGCTACGACATTGCCGATTATATGAATATTAATCCCGATTACGGTACCCTAAGGGACTTCCGCCGATTCTTACGTCGTGCTCATGAACTGGGCTTAAAAGTTATTACGGAATTAGTTATCAATCACACCTCCGATCAGCATCCCTGGTTTCAACGAGCCCGGCATTCTCCTCCTCATAGCCGATATCGAGATTATTATGTGTGGAGCGATACACCCGACAAATATGCGGATGCGCGCATTATATTTCAAGATTTTGAGCGCTCTAATTGGACCTATGACGATGTGGCTCAGGCTTATTATTGGCATCGGTTTTATTCCCATCAACCTGATCTGAATTTCGACAATCCAGCAGTCAAACGCGAGGTCTTTAAAATTCTTGATTTTTGGCTGGATATGGGCGTCGATGGTCTCCGGCTCGATGCCATTCCCTATCTTTTTGAGCGGGAAGGGACTAACTGTGAGAACTTGCCGGAGACGCATCAGTTCTTACGGGAATTGCGTGCGCATATCGACAAGCATTATCCGAATCGTTTGTTGCTAGCGGAAGCGAATCAATGGCCGGAAGATGCTGCATTATATTTCGGCAATGGCGATGAATGCCACATGGCCTTTCATTTTCCTTTGATGCCGCGAATGTTCATGGCTCTCTATATGGAAGATCGCTATCCTATTATCGATATTCTGGAGCACACGCCTCCGGTTCCTCCTTGCTCGCAATGGGCGATCTTCTTGCGGAATCATGATGAATTGACCTTGGAAATGGTGACCGATGAGGAACGGGACTATATGTACCGGGTTTATGCGAAAGAGCCGCAGTTCCGCATTAATGTGGGGATCCGGCGCCGTTTGGCCCCACTCTTAGGCAATAATCGACGCCGCATGGAACTCATGAATGCATTGCTAATGACTTTGCCGGGAACGCCGGTATTGTATTATGGGAACGAAATTGGAATGGGTGACAACGTCTATTTGGGAGATCGCGATGGAGTCCGTACACCATTTCAATGGAGTCCAGACCGCAATGCAGGTTTTTCTCGGGCCAATCCTCAGCGCCTATGTTTACCCGTTATCGTGGATCCCGAATATCATTACGAATCTGTCAACGTCGAGGCCCAACAAAATAATCCCTCTAGTTTTTTGTGGTGGATGCGCCGGATCATTGCGTTGCGCAAATCATCGCGAGCATTTGGCCGCGGGACACTGCGCTTTCTTAATGCCGATAATCCAAAAGTCTTGGTTTTCCTGCGAGAATTTGAAGGAGATCGGATTTTAGTGGTAGCTAACCTGTCACGATTTGTACAAGCCGTAACCATTGAAACCCAGGACCTTATAGGGCAAACCGTCATTGAATTATTTTCTCAAAGCAATTTTCCACCGATTACACAGCCGTCAACAGTTTATACATTGGGACCCCACGATTTCTATCTGTTTCGATTGCAAGATGCAGAGGTTCTTGATGAGGTGAATGCACAACTTCCTCCGACGATTGAAGTGGATGGGCCGAATCCTTTTCCTGATATTCTCGAAGACATGCTCAAACCGTTAGCGGCTTATTTGCCACACCAGCGGTGGTTTGCTGGCAAGGATTCGCGGATCATGCAAATTGTTAACGAAAGGTGGATTCCGGTATGGGAACAAGGCGGATTTTGGATTGTTCGGGTGCGGTACCAAGGAGGGGCCGAAGAACGCTATCTCTTGCCGCTTATCTGGCAATGGGGCACTGATGACAATGCCCTGGTAACTTTTATGATGCAAGAACAGGAGGGCAATATTCGAGAAGCGAGTGATAATCCAGTATTTTGGAGCCATCTCGCGCAGCAATGGATTTTTCCTGAACGGGTCACGGGACGGCACATTGAAAGGCGAACGAGTCAAGGATGGAAAGGCCGCAATCGGCTTAAATCCGAGGAGCTTGAACCGACGCCTTTGCATGTGGAACAAAGCAATACCTCAGTAGCTTACGGAGAGCAGTGGATTCTGAAGATCTTCCGGCGGTTGGAAGATGGCGTGAATCCAGACTGGGAAGTCGGGCAATTTATGACAGAGCACCGCGGTGCCGGTATTGCCCCGCAAACTTGGATGGGTTTTGAGTATCGTCATCAAGGGGTGACCTCCCAGTTGGCGATTTTGCAAGAGTATATTGCTAACCAAGGCGATGGATGGACTTATACCTTAGATCATCTAGGACGGTATTTCGAAGCCATTGCGGCTCAAGATCTTGTTGTACAGCCCTCCAGTTGCCGGAATTGGTGGAGCGATACGGAGATTCACCCTGATGAAAATTTGCTGTCGGTGATGGGAGAATTTAGCGGACAAGCCGCACTCATTGGACGAAAGACGGCCGAAATGCACATGTTATTGGCTTCGGATCCCGACAATCCCGATTTTCGTCCGGAACCTTTTTCGGCACTGGACCAACGTGCCATGTACCAATCGATGCGTCAAAACGCCGACAGGACCTTAACGGAGTTAGAAAGAGCGTTAGGATTGTTCCGTGAGGACGTAGCAATCATGGCTCAAGAAATACTCAATAAACGCGAACACATCGAAGAGATTTTTCGACAAGCGGCCCGTAAAACGGTGCAGGGTTCTAAGATTCGGTGTCACGGTGATTATCATCTTGGCCAGCTCCTTTACACAGGGAGAGATTTTGTGATCGTCGACTTCGAGGGTGAACCATTGGTTCCGTTAAGCCGTCGCCGGATTAAGCGATCTCCGTTGAAAGATGTGGCAGGGATGATTCGGTCCTTCCACTATGCGGCATTTACTGAAGTTGAGCATGAGCGTCAGTTCGGGATGCCGCAAGACAAGCTCAAACGATGGGCTATGGCCTGGTTTCAAATTGCTACCAGCCGATTTCTTGAAGCATACCAGGATCATATGGATGCACGCCTTTTGCCAGAAAGAGATTCTGAGTGGCTGTCCGCATTTCTCATGGAGAAGGCTTTGTACGAGTTGCATTATGAACTGCACAATCGGCCTAAATGGGTTCACATCCCTATGGAAGGAATTTTGAACCTGTTGGATTTGGATTCGTAA
- a CDS encoding alpha-1,4-glucan--maltose-1-phosphate maltosyltransferase translates to MNQDGRKRVYIFHVTPVIDGGRFPIKRIVGEELTVEADLVADGHDVVQGRLGWRILPNRPWSYVPLQSLDNDRYRAVFPLTEMGFYEYRIEGWVDEFLTWRHRLDKKWTLGQDIDAELVMGRELIQHRIALYAKFKKAKSNDLALVEALRRFLNQFDETSEKERRVLLMQDPQLKEIMQQLPDLSHAGQSRRFPMRVDRKRAGFSAWYEFFPRSCPTRKNGHGTLRDCEQFLPYIADLGFDVVYLPPIHPIGLQHRKGANNQTIASFDDPGSPWAIGNEEGGHMAIHPQLGTLADFDHFHQTLRALGLELAMDLTFQCSPDHPWVKEHPEWFRHFPDGSIQYAENPPKKYEDVFPLNFDTPDWQALWRALLEVTQFWAERGVRIFRVDNPHTKPLVFWEWFIMEMQNRFPDTIFLSEAFTRPKLMEALSKVGFTQSYTYFAWRNTAQELRDYVSELFYTEKSQYFRPNFWPNTPDILPGYLQTGRPAAFTVRFILAATLSPNYGIYGPAYELLEHEPLSWGSEEYNRSEKYEIRQWNLSQQPNIQEVIKKVNAIRHQELALQHNGILTFHHVDNPQLLVYSKRDPAYQSRLLMVVNLDPVYTQSGWTALDMKPLGLHEDAHYMVHDLLTGARYAWNGPYNYVELHPDGYNAHILRIEEGI, encoded by the coding sequence ATGAATCAAGATGGACGCAAACGAGTCTACATTTTTCATGTCACGCCAGTTATTGATGGAGGAAGGTTTCCTATCAAACGCATTGTAGGAGAGGAACTCACGGTGGAAGCCGATCTCGTCGCTGATGGACACGACGTCGTTCAAGGACGTCTAGGATGGAGGATATTACCGAATAGACCATGGTCCTATGTTCCTTTACAATCCTTAGACAATGATCGCTATCGTGCAGTTTTTCCATTAACAGAGATGGGCTTTTATGAATATCGCATTGAAGGGTGGGTTGACGAGTTTCTCACCTGGCGTCACCGGTTGGATAAGAAATGGACTCTAGGACAGGATATCGATGCCGAATTGGTGATGGGTCGCGAACTGATTCAGCACCGGATTGCGCTCTACGCGAAATTCAAGAAGGCCAAGAGCAACGATTTAGCGCTTGTAGAGGCGTTGCGCCGGTTTTTGAACCAGTTCGATGAGACCTCCGAGAAGGAGCGGCGTGTTTTATTGATGCAAGATCCTCAATTAAAGGAGATTATGCAGCAGTTACCGGATTTATCACATGCTGGTCAATCACGCCGATTTCCCATGCGTGTTGACCGGAAACGAGCAGGTTTTAGCGCCTGGTATGAATTTTTTCCGCGTTCCTGCCCAACCCGGAAAAATGGGCATGGTACGTTGCGCGACTGCGAACAATTCCTTCCGTATATCGCCGATCTTGGATTCGATGTGGTTTATTTGCCGCCGATTCATCCCATTGGCCTCCAACATCGTAAGGGAGCCAATAATCAGACAATAGCTTCCTTTGATGATCCGGGAAGTCCCTGGGCGATTGGGAATGAAGAAGGCGGACATATGGCCATTCATCCTCAATTAGGCACACTCGCTGATTTCGATCATTTTCACCAAACGCTTCGGGCCTTGGGGTTGGAACTAGCCATGGATTTAACGTTCCAATGTTCTCCGGATCATCCCTGGGTGAAAGAACATCCCGAGTGGTTTCGCCATTTTCCGGACGGTAGTATCCAATATGCGGAGAATCCGCCCAAAAAGTATGAAGATGTCTTTCCATTAAATTTTGACACCCCGGACTGGCAAGCGTTATGGAGAGCCCTCCTTGAAGTTACTCAATTTTGGGCGGAACGTGGTGTGCGGATTTTTCGCGTCGATAATCCCCATACCAAACCCTTAGTGTTTTGGGAATGGTTCATCATGGAGATGCAAAATCGTTTTCCGGATACCATATTTTTATCCGAAGCGTTTACCCGTCCTAAGTTGATGGAGGCGTTGTCAAAAGTAGGATTTACCCAGTCCTATACGTATTTTGCTTGGCGCAATACAGCTCAAGAACTCCGCGATTATGTGAGCGAGCTATTCTATACGGAGAAAAGCCAATATTTCCGGCCCAATTTTTGGCCTAATACTCCGGATATTCTTCCAGGATATTTACAGACTGGACGGCCCGCAGCCTTTACAGTGCGTTTTATTCTCGCTGCGACATTATCACCAAATTATGGGATTTATGGACCCGCATACGAATTATTAGAGCATGAACCTTTGTCTTGGGGAAGTGAAGAATATAACCGTTCGGAGAAATATGAGATCCGCCAATGGAATCTTTCCCAACAACCTAACATTCAGGAAGTGATAAAAAAGGTTAATGCCATACGTCATCAAGAATTGGCTTTGCAGCACAATGGTATTTTAACCTTCCACCACGTTGATAATCCACAACTTTTAGTCTACAGCAAGCGAGATCCAGCGTACCAGTCGAGGTTATTGATGGTCGTCAATCTGGATCCGGTCTATACCCAATCTGGATGGACAGCACTTGATATGAAGCCGTTGGGACTTCATGAGGATGCCCATTACATGGTCCACGATTTGCTTACAGGGGCACGTTATGCATGGAATGGTCCATATAATTATGTGGAACTACATCCAGATGGTTATAATGCACACATATTGCGAATTGAAGAGGGGATATAA
- a CDS encoding cobyrinate a,c-diamide synthase → MEFPRLIVTAPSSGEGKTIVSLALMAALQKRGVRVQGFKVGPDYIDPSYYEWATGRKGRNLDAWMEPRPDDVLNSFVKGMTGADIAIIEGVMGYFDGQDPLTNEASTYHVAAILRAPVLLVLNGQHSARSLAAVVLGFQKFASPDYLKGVIISRIKSQRHYDLLRAAIEQETGLSCFGFLPYHENLEIEHRQLGILPAAENSQTRDIIDRLRDGLTRQLDLDRIFQLGCQAPSIDIPPRPAVFSLGSHPIIAVASDQAFNFYYPQNLELLQELGASLVFFSPLAGEKIPDTADALYIGGGFPEEFARQLSTHGDVLQHYYNRIAQGLPTLAECGGYMFLSQHIVDQSGEHHPMVGLIPHRVLMQKQLQAVGYRKITMLSQTHFPEGTVFRGHEFHYSCSVFSDSSPAYKLEGRTGEQLAGYASANVLAGYAHLYFPSNIPAIKNWIESLS, encoded by the coding sequence TTGGAATTTCCTCGACTCATTGTGACCGCACCGAGTAGTGGTGAAGGGAAAACAATTGTCTCGTTAGCTCTGATGGCGGCATTGCAAAAACGTGGCGTTCGGGTGCAAGGATTTAAAGTGGGGCCCGATTATATTGATCCCAGTTACTATGAATGGGCGACAGGCCGAAAAGGCAGAAATTTGGATGCCTGGATGGAACCTCGTCCTGACGATGTGCTGAACAGTTTTGTTAAGGGTATGACAGGCGCCGATATTGCCATTATTGAAGGGGTCATGGGATATTTCGATGGACAAGATCCTTTAACCAACGAAGCCAGTACATATCATGTGGCTGCGATATTACGTGCGCCGGTTCTCCTCGTCCTGAATGGGCAACATAGTGCGCGAAGTTTGGCCGCTGTCGTTCTAGGGTTTCAAAAATTTGCATCTCCCGATTATTTAAAAGGGGTTATTATTTCGCGAATCAAATCGCAACGCCATTATGATTTGCTTCGCGCGGCCATCGAACAGGAAACGGGGCTTTCGTGTTTTGGATTTTTACCTTATCATGAAAATTTAGAGATTGAGCATCGTCAATTAGGCATTTTGCCAGCGGCGGAAAATTCTCAGACCCGGGACATTATTGACCGTCTTCGTGACGGTCTGACTCGGCAACTCGATCTCGATCGGATTTTTCAATTAGGTTGCCAAGCACCGTCTATCGATATTCCTCCGAGACCTGCAGTGTTTTCTCTCGGATCGCATCCAATTATTGCAGTAGCGTCGGATCAAGCCTTTAATTTTTATTACCCTCAAAATTTGGAGTTGTTGCAGGAGTTGGGAGCCTCCCTCGTCTTTTTTAGTCCCCTAGCAGGAGAGAAAATTCCAGACACTGCTGATGCGCTCTATATTGGTGGGGGATTTCCTGAAGAATTTGCGAGACAATTAAGTACGCATGGAGATGTGCTTCAACATTACTATAATCGCATTGCCCAAGGACTTCCAACATTAGCCGAATGTGGAGGATACATGTTTTTATCCCAACACATAGTGGACCAATCCGGAGAGCATCATCCCATGGTTGGCCTCATACCCCATAGAGTCCTGATGCAGAAGCAGTTGCAGGCAGTTGGTTACCGCAAAATTACGATGTTGTCCCAGACGCACTTTCCTGAAGGTACGGTATTTCGCGGACATGAATTCCATTATTCTTGTTCCGTGTTTTCAGACTCTTCCCCTGCATACAAATTAGAAGGACGTACCGGTGAACAGTTAGCAGGTTATGCTTCCGCCAACGTCTTAGCGGGCTATGCTCACCTTTACTTTCCATCTAATATTCCGGCTATTAAGAACTGGATAGAATCATTGTCATAA
- a CDS encoding DUF3536 domain-containing protein, with translation MNNYSRMSFNFGPTLLAWLERHDPATYSAILDGDRLSQERFSGHGSAIAQIYNHIIMPLASRRDKETEIIWGIKDFVHRFHRYPEGMWLAETAVDYETLELLSKHGIRFTILSPDQALRVKEPSGQWVSVEGGTIDTRQPYGVDLPNGQTIAVFFYHAPLSRAVAFEGLLNDGRYFAERLIGGFEADSSSSNQLVHIATDGESYGHHHRFGEMALAYALDVIDHRPDVRLTNYGEYLSFNVPTRKVEIFENTSWSCAHGIERWRSDCGCQTGLHPTWNQKWRTPLRQAVDYIRDTVTPLIEALAPRWLKDPWIARNDYIDVILHRHHDTINQFLVNHQIHALDLEDTIHVLQLMELSRHLLLMYTSCGWFFDDIGGLEAIQVMKYAARAIQLAERLFDVPMESTFLRLLEQARSNQDSQDGRQIFVTTVKERMVNLSRVALHYSMMHMLTQAEREKISSIYCYDVHVEDDALWRSGAVKMAVGQVQIVSQITLDRATFNYGVLHLGDHNVIAGVRGYRGPELYQNMRQQLAQAFQAAEFPEVIRLLDQFFQGQTNSLRHLFRDEQERVMDQLVENALQEALTYNRHIYEHSASLMRFLKDMGQSIPPILRDAAGISIREQIHQQLITDPVDFAEIRRLLSEAREWNLLSDWTDLPYEYEMFIKKLSRDLEQNPTDLIRLQVLIEAVQIAQQESLQINLEEAQLVVFRLTVQWSPEHRAVQRQWEQYINQLDELLAIRRT, from the coding sequence GTGAATAACTACTCGCGGATGAGTTTTAATTTCGGACCAACTTTATTGGCTTGGCTCGAACGTCATGATCCAGCTACTTATTCCGCCATACTTGATGGAGATCGACTGAGTCAAGAGCGTTTTAGCGGGCATGGATCTGCGATTGCTCAAATCTATAATCACATTATTATGCCTTTAGCATCGAGACGGGACAAAGAAACGGAGATTATCTGGGGGATTAAAGATTTTGTGCACCGTTTCCATCGCTATCCGGAAGGCATGTGGTTAGCAGAAACTGCCGTCGATTATGAAACGCTGGAACTGTTATCAAAACATGGAATACGTTTTACGATTCTAAGCCCTGACCAAGCGTTGCGAGTGAAAGAACCGAGTGGGCAATGGGTGAGTGTCGAAGGGGGAACGATTGATACTAGGCAGCCTTATGGGGTCGATCTTCCCAATGGTCAAACAATAGCAGTATTTTTTTATCATGCGCCCTTGTCACGCGCGGTAGCGTTTGAAGGTTTGCTGAACGATGGACGATATTTTGCGGAGCGGTTGATTGGGGGATTTGAAGCAGATTCGTCTTCGTCCAATCAACTGGTTCATATCGCTACCGATGGTGAATCGTATGGGCATCATCACCGCTTTGGAGAGATGGCCCTGGCTTATGCTTTGGATGTGATAGACCATCGCCCAGATGTACGTTTAACCAATTATGGCGAATATTTGTCGTTTAATGTGCCGACACGCAAAGTGGAAATTTTCGAAAACACCTCATGGAGCTGTGCTCACGGTATCGAACGCTGGCGGAGTGACTGTGGATGTCAAACGGGATTGCATCCAACATGGAATCAGAAATGGCGCACACCGTTACGCCAAGCCGTCGACTATATTAGAGACACGGTGACGCCGCTTATTGAAGCGTTGGCGCCCCGCTGGTTAAAAGATCCGTGGATCGCCCGTAATGATTATATTGATGTGATTTTACATCGCCATCACGATACCATTAATCAATTTCTTGTCAATCATCAAATTCATGCCTTAGATTTGGAGGATACTATCCATGTTTTGCAATTGATGGAGTTGTCCCGGCATTTGTTGCTGATGTATACCAGTTGTGGCTGGTTTTTTGATGACATTGGCGGCTTGGAAGCTATTCAAGTCATGAAATATGCGGCCAGAGCCATTCAGTTGGCCGAAAGACTATTCGATGTGCCCATGGAATCAACTTTTTTGCGGTTGCTAGAACAGGCTCGAAGCAATCAGGATTCCCAAGATGGTCGTCAAATCTTCGTTACCACAGTGAAAGAACGGATGGTAAATTTATCCCGTGTCGCTCTTCATTATAGTATGATGCACATGTTAACCCAGGCGGAACGTGAGAAAATTAGTAGCATCTATTGTTACGATGTTCACGTGGAAGATGATGCCTTATGGCGTTCTGGCGCGGTCAAAATGGCCGTGGGACAGGTTCAAATTGTTTCGCAAATTACTCTCGATCGGGCCACTTTTAATTATGGGGTACTTCATTTGGGAGATCACAATGTCATTGCCGGCGTCAGAGGATACCGGGGACCAGAGTTGTATCAAAACATGCGTCAGCAACTAGCACAGGCTTTTCAAGCGGCCGAATTTCCCGAAGTCATTCGCCTGCTCGACCAGTTTTTTCAAGGGCAGACGAATTCGTTGCGTCATTTGTTCCGGGACGAACAAGAGCGGGTCATGGATCAACTGGTGGAAAATGCTTTACAGGAAGCCTTAACCTACAACCGCCATATTTATGAACATAGTGCATCCTTAATGCGGTTTTTGAAAGATATGGGCCAGTCGATTCCTCCCATATTGCGCGATGCAGCGGGGATTTCAATTCGTGAGCAGATACATCAACAACTAATCACTGATCCTGTAGATTTTGCAGAAATACGCCGACTGCTTTCAGAAGCTAGAGAGTGGAATCTCTTGAGTGACTGGACAGATTTACCCTACGAATATGAAATGTTTATTAAGAAGTTAAGCCGAGATCTGGAACAAAATCCCACGGACCTCATACGTCTTCAAGTTCTTATTGAGGCAGTTCAAATCGCCCAGCAAGAGTCGTTACAGATTAACTTAGAGGAAGCACAATTGGTGGTTTTTCGGTTAACCGTACAATGGAGTCCCGAACATCGCGCTGTACAAAGACAATGGGAGCAGTACATAAACCAATTAGATGAATTGTTAGCGATTCGCCGGACATAA